A region from the Lytechinus variegatus isolate NC3 chromosome 6, Lvar_3.0, whole genome shotgun sequence genome encodes:
- the LOC121417140 gene encoding store-operated calcium entry-associated regulatory factor-like: protein MKASIVVCSVFIVSLSGVIEAAFGFGKSDRVRLEDISVLTLKHGKMTTGRRSSPVKQLQCVGGSAAHAFTPQVVQCYNRGSDGYDVQWECKTDMDNAYRFGQIEVICEGYSSPDDEYILKGSCGLEYTLEYTKEGMNQKNSGGNYHSYYGNDDGSYDNYYNQSRQKSGKTDWLFLAIVAVLMYVIYRTCIASTPNESGTAGSDDGYPGQRGTGFGPGGGGGAPPPPGFRDDGYSGGSCSGTQGHSSGYTRGAGTGGGGLGGGGFWTGAAAGGLLGYLFGGNRNRGYGYGGYGRPRYGYTAPRYNSGFSSGWGSSSRSSGFSGFGGGGSSGTRTASGFGGTRRR from the exons gAAAAAGTGACCGAGTGCGGCTGGAAGACATCTCAGTACTGACCCTCAAACATGGGAAGATGACGACGGGAAGGAGATCAAGTCCAGTAAAACAG cTACAATGTGTTGGTGGTTCCGCTGCCCATGCATTCACCCCACAGGTTGTACAGTGTTATAACAGAGGATCCGACGGGTATGATGTTCAG TGGGAATGTAAGACTGACATGGATAATGCCTATCGCTTTGGTCAGATCGAGGTCATTTGTGAGGGATACTCCTCGCCAGACgatgaatacattctcaaagGATCGTGTGGC CTGGAATACACACTTGAATACACAAAGGAAGGTATGAACCAGAAGAACAGCGGAGGGAACTATCACAGTTACTATGGCAACGATGATGGATCTTATGACAACTACTATAACCAAAG CCGGCAGAAATCTGGGAAGACGGATTGGTTATTCCTCGCCATCGTTGCAGTCTTGATGTACGTTATCTACAGAACCTGCATTGCCAGTACACCCAATGA ATCGGGCACCGCTGGCAGCGATGACGGTTACCCAGGCCAGAGAGGGACAGGATTTGGGCCAGGGGGTGGTGGAGGCGCACCCCCTCCACCGGGCTTCAGGGACGATGGGTACTCTGGAGGCAGCTGTAGCGGTACTCAAGGGCACTCATCAGGGTACACCAGGGGTGCGGGGACTGGTGGAGGGGGTCTTGGTGGGGGTGGATTCTGGACCGGTGCTGCTGCCGGGGGTCTGCTTGGCTATCTCTTTGGTGGAAACAGAAA TCGTGGCTATGGATACGGGGGCTATGGCAGGCCGAGGTATGGCTACACTGCTCCAAGGTACAATAGCGGATTCTCCTCAGGCTGGGGTAGCAGTAGCAGGAGCAGCGGTTTCTCAGGGTTTGGTGGTGGGGGAAGTTCAGGCACAAGAACTGCTTCAG GTTTTGGTGGGACGAGAAGACGATGA